One window of the Paenibacillus beijingensis genome contains the following:
- a CDS encoding response regulator, translated as MEGVLTDTGLRVLIVDDEYYFRKLLVNLIDWNALGYEIASEAEDGLEALELACKEHFHLIIADINMPRLTGLDFAKELRASNKETKIIFITSHDEFQYAKLAIALGASNYLMKPVDEVELEDALNEIRDQIGQMQASKRQAELALPILGERFVRQLLLNELQEPLEAVQKQANDYNIAATDNGYAVIIVQIDELHVRFEQERDRRECYGAVKNMIAQKLQPLGSCYAVVDGDEDNIIILAGVSEAKEILLSDYCELARSLLDSALPGIPCTFSFGKIYKQMNEVHLSYAEALYMLKRKFVEGGNRVFDYYSQTREHASHGVIQPLIIRNDWLKLLRNRDVKSINESIDELIRMLVETRASKDRAILALMECISIGSAAILERYESLPAQWMSEEHPHFRQIRRLETVFGVEQWIRDFFLKIVFRALDGQENLNRRSDIVHQAMVFVSENFMNEGLNLQQTAKELFVNPSYLSHLFKKEAGKSFVEYLSDLRLERAMELLKSSSDKMADIASQVGYSDPYYFSKCFKKKFGVAPKNL; from the coding sequence ATGGAGGGAGTCTTGACCGATACCGGTTTACGGGTTCTGATCGTCGATGATGAATATTACTTCCGCAAGCTTCTGGTCAATTTGATTGACTGGAACGCCTTAGGCTACGAGATTGCTTCCGAGGCGGAGGATGGTCTTGAAGCTTTGGAGCTTGCGTGCAAAGAGCATTTCCATCTCATTATCGCCGATATTAATATGCCCCGATTAACGGGTCTTGATTTTGCAAAGGAATTGAGAGCATCGAACAAGGAAACCAAAATTATTTTTATTACGAGCCACGATGAATTTCAATATGCGAAGCTTGCCATTGCACTCGGTGCATCCAATTATTTGATGAAGCCGGTTGATGAAGTGGAATTGGAAGATGCTTTAAACGAGATCCGCGATCAGATCGGCCAAATGCAAGCTTCCAAAAGACAAGCGGAGCTCGCGCTGCCGATTTTGGGCGAGAGGTTCGTCCGGCAGCTTTTGCTGAACGAGCTGCAGGAACCGCTGGAAGCCGTTCAGAAGCAAGCCAATGATTACAATATCGCTGCCACTGATAACGGTTATGCCGTCATTATCGTACAAATTGACGAGCTGCACGTCCGGTTTGAACAGGAGCGGGATCGCCGTGAGTGTTATGGTGCCGTTAAAAATATGATCGCCCAAAAACTGCAGCCTTTAGGGTCGTGTTATGCGGTCGTGGACGGGGACGAGGATAACATCATTATTTTGGCGGGAGTGAGCGAGGCAAAGGAAATCCTATTAAGCGATTACTGCGAGCTGGCCCGCTCCTTGCTCGATTCCGCCTTGCCGGGCATTCCTTGTACGTTTTCGTTCGGAAAAATTTATAAGCAAATGAACGAAGTCCATTTGTCCTATGCCGAGGCGCTTTATATGCTCAAGAGGAAGTTCGTTGAGGGCGGAAATCGTGTATTCGACTATTACAGCCAAACGCGGGAACACGCGTCTCACGGTGTCATTCAGCCGCTAATTATACGTAATGATTGGCTTAAACTTTTAAGGAACAGAGACGTGAAGTCGATCAATGAATCCATCGATGAACTGATCCGTATGCTTGTCGAAACCCGGGCAAGCAAAGATCGGGCGATTTTGGCGTTAATGGAGTGCATCTCGATCGGCTCCGCCGCGATTCTGGAACGCTATGAGTCGCTGCCGGCACAATGGATGAGCGAGGAACATCCGCACTTCCGCCAAATCCGCAGGCTGGAAACGGTGTTCGGCGTGGAGCAATGGATACGCGACTTTTTTCTTAAGATCGTTTTTCGTGCGCTAGACGGCCAAGAAAATTTGAACAGAAGATCGGACATCGTTCATCAGGCAATGGTGTTCGTTTCCGAAAATTTTATGAATGAAGGGCTGAATCTGCAGCAAACGGCGAAAGAATTGTTCGTCAATCCAAGCTATTTAAGCCATCTGTTTAAAAAAGAAGCCGGAAAATCTTTTGTCGAGTATTTATCCGATCTAAGACTGGAACGTGCGATGGAGCTTCTGAAATCGTCCTCGGACAAGATGGCGGATATCGCAAGTCAAGTAGGCTATTCCGATCCGTACTATTTCAGTAAATGCTTCAAAAAAAAGTTCGGAGTTGCGCCTAAAAACCTATAG
- a CDS encoding AAA family ATPase: protein MILWINGAFGSGKTTIAYELKKRIPNSFVYDPENAGYFIRKNAPKQILKDDFQEHGIWREINFSILETINNEFPGIIIVPMTIVNPQYFHEIINKLRSNGVEVNHFTLLANRETLIKRLRSRGDNKNSWPAKQIDRCISSLSQDIFEIHIHTDNLTPEEILDRIAKEANIQLQPDNRGIIKKKIDRLVVQIKHIRI from the coding sequence TTGATCCTATGGATTAACGGAGCATTTGGGTCTGGAAAGACTACAATAGCTTACGAACTGAAAAAAAGAATTCCAAATTCGTTTGTTTATGATCCCGAGAATGCAGGATACTTCATTAGAAAAAATGCTCCTAAACAAATACTGAAAGACGATTTTCAAGAACATGGAATATGGAGAGAGATTAACTTTTCAATTCTAGAAACAATAAACAATGAATTTCCTGGAATCATTATTGTTCCTATGACAATAGTTAATCCTCAATACTTTCATGAAATCATTAATAAGTTAAGATCAAATGGAGTTGAAGTAAATCATTTTACTTTACTTGCAAACCGTGAAACATTAATAAAACGATTGAGAAGCAGAGGAGATAATAAAAACTCATGGCCTGCAAAACAAATCGATAGATGCATCTCTAGCTTATCTCAAGACATCTTTGAAATACATATTCATACTGACAACTTAACACCAGAAGAAATATTGGATCGAATAGCGAAAGAGGCTAACATTCAGTTACAACCGGACAATAGAGGAATCATAAAAAAGAAAATAGATCGATTAGTAGTGCAAATAAAACATATTAGAATCTAA
- a CDS encoding ABC transporter substrate-binding protein, with protein MKRLVNVAFVSVLMGSVLAGCGSGGSANKENSSGTGAENTGSNKQVVVKVFQQKVEIADQLPALAAEYEKTHPGVKIEFESVLSSDYMTKLKAKLSANEMPDIFNNGGYSELNVWKDQLEDLSDQPWVGEALDVAKEPMMSDGKLYGIPINLEGDGLVYNKDMFAKAGITELPKTRSELEEVSKKLQAAGFTPFINNYDSAWTLGITMFNYPMAEQQDPNAFIAGLNGGTATFKDNPLFKEWTKFIDLSLKYGNKNPLTTDYNGSLAMFASEQGAMTVGGNWIQPVIDKINPNINAGLMPIPISDDAALNQKAVFAGPTTWVVYKNSKVKPEAKEFLNWLVTSAEGQDYLVKKFKLMPAFKNVKADPADLGGIAGDILPYIAKGDILGWQYAKYPDGSTKEFAASMQKYIAGKSNGDQMLAEFQQTWDKLKSK; from the coding sequence ATGAAACGATTGGTAAATGTTGCTTTTGTTTCGGTTTTGATGGGGTCTGTGCTTGCGGGATGCGGTTCCGGCGGTTCGGCAAATAAAGAGAACAGCAGCGGTACAGGGGCTGAAAACACGGGTTCCAACAAGCAAGTTGTGGTGAAAGTGTTCCAACAGAAGGTTGAAATTGCCGACCAGCTTCCGGCGCTGGCAGCGGAATATGAGAAGACTCACCCGGGCGTCAAAATTGAATTCGAATCGGTACTGTCCAGCGATTATATGACAAAGCTGAAGGCGAAGCTGTCGGCGAACGAAATGCCGGATATTTTCAATAACGGCGGATACAGCGAATTGAACGTATGGAAGGACCAACTCGAAGATCTGTCCGATCAGCCTTGGGTGGGCGAAGCTCTTGACGTTGCGAAAGAACCGATGATGAGTGACGGCAAGCTGTACGGCATTCCGATCAACCTCGAAGGCGACGGTCTCGTCTACAATAAGGACATGTTTGCCAAAGCCGGCATTACCGAGCTGCCGAAAACCCGTTCGGAGCTGGAAGAAGTAAGCAAGAAGCTGCAAGCGGCAGGATTTACGCCATTTATTAATAACTACGACAGCGCTTGGACGCTCGGCATTACGATGTTCAACTATCCGATGGCGGAGCAGCAGGACCCGAACGCCTTTATTGCCGGCCTGAACGGCGGAACGGCCACGTTCAAAGACAATCCGTTGTTCAAGGAATGGACGAAATTTATCGACTTGAGTTTAAAGTACGGCAACAAGAATCCGCTGACGACCGACTACAACGGCTCGCTGGCGATGTTTGCATCCGAACAAGGCGCGATGACGGTTGGCGGCAACTGGATTCAGCCGGTCATCGACAAAATCAATCCGAATATTAATGCCGGCCTGATGCCGATTCCGATCAGCGACGACGCCGCATTGAATCAAAAAGCCGTGTTCGCCGGACCGACGACTTGGGTGGTGTACAAAAATTCGAAAGTAAAACCGGAAGCGAAAGAATTCCTGAACTGGCTCGTTACCTCCGCCGAAGGACAAGACTATCTTGTGAAAAAATTCAAGCTTATGCCGGCTTTCAAAAACGTTAAAGCCGATCCGGCCGATCTTGGCGGAATTGCCGGCGATATTCTACCTTATATCGCCAAAGGCGATATTCTCGGATGGCAGTATGCGAAATATCCGGACGGCAGCACGAAGGAATTCGCCGCTTCAATGCAAAAGTATATTGCCGGCAAATCAAACGGCGACCAAATGCTGGCTGAATTCCAGCAAACGTGGGACAAGCTGAAAAGCAAGTAA
- a CDS encoding carbohydrate ABC transporter permease, whose translation MLEKPYSFKVFGVEAIAILLALIFIAPFYFVFGNSVKSFAELLTNTASLPTSLHWDNYSRAWEALNFPLALRNSFVITVLSNIGLVFISSMAAYRLVRHPSRLNRVLFSLFVAAMVIPFQTIMIPMVKLFSWLSLINTIPGIVICYMGLGVSFTIFLYCGFIKSIPREIEESAVVDGCTPYGTFFRIIVPLLKPMTVTAIVLNSLWIWNDFLTPLLFLQKPGLQTIQTATNTLFGQYMKQWDLALAALVMGMIPVMVFFLCLQRFVIKGIADGAVKG comes from the coding sequence ATGTTGGAAAAACCGTATTCCTTCAAGGTGTTTGGAGTCGAAGCAATTGCAATTTTGCTGGCGTTGATTTTTATCGCACCGTTCTATTTTGTATTCGGGAACTCGGTCAAGAGCTTTGCCGAACTGCTGACGAATACGGCAAGCCTGCCGACGAGTCTGCACTGGGACAACTATTCCCGGGCCTGGGAAGCGCTGAACTTCCCGCTTGCATTGCGAAATTCGTTCGTGATTACCGTGCTGAGCAACATCGGCCTCGTATTCATTTCCTCCATGGCCGCTTACCGTTTGGTACGCCATCCGAGTCGTTTGAATCGGGTACTGTTCTCGTTGTTTGTCGCCGCGATGGTGATCCCGTTTCAAACGATTATGATTCCGATGGTGAAGCTGTTCAGCTGGCTCAGCCTGATCAACACCATACCGGGCATCGTCATTTGTTACATGGGACTGGGCGTTTCCTTCACCATTTTCTTGTACTGCGGTTTTATTAAGTCGATACCGAGGGAAATCGAAGAATCCGCCGTTGTGGACGGCTGTACGCCTTACGGCACTTTTTTCCGAATTATCGTGCCGCTGCTGAAGCCGATGACCGTCACCGCCATTGTGCTGAACAGCTTGTGGATTTGGAACGATTTCTTGACCCCGCTGCTCTTTTTGCAAAAACCGGGTCTGCAAACGATCCAGACGGCGACGAATACGTTGTTCGGTCAATATATGAAACAGTGGGATCTTGCACTGGCCGCGCTCGTGATGGGCATGATTCCGGTAATGGTGTTCTTCCTTTGTTTGCAGCGTTTTGTAATTAAAGGCATCGCAGATGGAGCGGTCAAAGGTTAA
- a CDS encoding carbohydrate ABC transporter permease: MKRFFTSQWMQQTVFVGPALLVYAVIIALPFVFGIYYSFTNWNGVSESYDWVGLRNFVTVLTDDPQFGQSFWFTIRFTVSVVVISNVLGFMLAFIVSKQLKSRNVLRTIFFMPNVLGGLVLGFIWQFIFVQGFSVIGTKTNLPFFNLPWLGTEVTAFWALVIVSVWQGAGYLMVIYVAGLANVPSDQIEAASIDGANGWQVMRHIILPLIMPAVTVCLFITISWTFKMFDLNFSLTKGGPYNSTESVAMNIFAEAFQNNRYGLGTAKALLFFIAVTLITSVQVYLTKKREVEM, from the coding sequence ATGAAAAGGTTTTTCACATCTCAATGGATGCAGCAGACCGTTTTTGTTGGTCCGGCTTTACTGGTCTACGCCGTAATCATTGCTTTGCCGTTCGTCTTTGGAATTTATTATTCCTTTACGAACTGGAATGGGGTTTCGGAAAGCTACGATTGGGTGGGCTTGCGAAATTTTGTAACGGTGCTGACGGACGATCCGCAATTCGGACAATCGTTCTGGTTCACGATCCGATTCACGGTATCCGTCGTCGTGATCAGCAATGTACTCGGGTTTATGCTGGCGTTTATCGTCTCCAAACAACTGAAATCCCGCAATGTGCTGCGGACGATCTTTTTTATGCCTAACGTGCTTGGCGGTTTGGTACTCGGCTTTATATGGCAGTTTATTTTCGTGCAAGGGTTCTCCGTAATCGGAACGAAAACAAACCTTCCATTTTTCAATTTGCCGTGGCTTGGGACGGAAGTAACCGCATTTTGGGCGCTCGTCATCGTAAGTGTGTGGCAAGGAGCCGGTTATCTGATGGTCATATATGTCGCCGGTTTGGCGAACGTGCCCAGCGATCAGATCGAGGCTGCATCGATAGACGGAGCAAACGGATGGCAGGTTATGCGGCACATTATTTTGCCGCTCATTATGCCGGCCGTGACGGTTTGTCTGTTTATTACGATTTCATGGACGTTCAAAATGTTCGATTTGAACTTCTCGCTAACAAAAGGCGGTCCGTACAACTCTACCGAATCGGTCGCGATGAATATTTTTGCCGAGGCGTTCCAAAACAATCGTTACGGGCTTGGGACGGCAAAAGCGCTTCTGTTCTTTATAGCCGTTACCCTGATTACATCCGTTCAGGTGTATCTTACGAAGAAACGCGAGGTGGAAATGTAA
- a CDS encoding ABC transporter substrate-binding protein, translating to MLKRERLLAIGLMMTAAVVSACRGGGGDEASLSGDKSSQVKETLTVWVNRPDPLYEKTANEIAEEMNVSLKYELTNGDDLYTTKLKTAIVANELPDVYMQDAGLSDRSMLLTSKSAAPLNDTLKQLGAESKYYKGQLTKDKDGTIYSLPYRPDTGYVLLYNKKLMAKLGKQPPKTYDDLLNISEAALANRLLPIALGNKDRWPGDLLYNMLVLRQDTEAYAKAAKGEMKFTDKPFVQAAEQIIELVRLGAFGNEVLANGDQEVMNMFYSGKAVFYPTGSWVFFSGAIEHLKNDLGFAIFPKTGPVDDLYLSSLSNHNDEAPYALFVNPSSKRLAEAKEFAVRFSLQLNDVQVKSGQIPYAQTEAKPEGPISKSFSEFVGYTLKLKGTQTFWFDVLPREKGERFRDLTQKLYTGDLSAADFTLQLEAVMRK from the coding sequence ATGCTGAAGCGCGAGCGGTTATTGGCAATCGGTCTGATGATGACGGCAGCTGTCGTTTCGGCATGCCGCGGCGGTGGAGGGGACGAGGCATCTTTATCCGGCGACAAATCATCCCAGGTAAAGGAAACGTTGACGGTATGGGTTAATCGTCCGGATCCGTTGTATGAAAAGACGGCAAACGAAATCGCGGAAGAAATGAACGTCAGCTTGAAATATGAATTGACGAACGGAGACGATCTGTATACGACCAAACTTAAAACGGCTATCGTGGCGAACGAACTTCCGGACGTGTATATGCAAGACGCGGGACTTTCGGACCGCTCCATGCTGCTGACTTCAAAGTCGGCCGCACCTTTGAACGATACGCTGAAACAATTGGGAGCAGAATCGAAGTACTACAAGGGGCAGTTAACGAAAGATAAAGACGGCACCATTTATTCGCTGCCGTATCGTCCGGACACCGGATATGTACTGCTTTACAACAAAAAGCTGATGGCTAAGCTCGGCAAGCAGCCTCCGAAAACATACGATGACTTGTTGAATATATCCGAAGCGGCACTCGCAAACCGGCTGCTGCCGATCGCATTAGGCAATAAAGACCGATGGCCGGGCGATTTGCTCTATAACATGCTGGTGCTGCGGCAAGATACGGAAGCTTATGCGAAAGCGGCGAAGGGCGAAATGAAATTTACGGACAAGCCGTTTGTTCAGGCGGCGGAGCAGATTATTGAGCTCGTCCGATTAGGCGCTTTCGGTAACGAGGTGCTGGCAAACGGCGATCAAGAAGTGATGAATATGTTTTACAGCGGCAAGGCGGTTTTTTATCCGACCGGATCCTGGGTGTTTTTCAGCGGTGCGATTGAGCATTTGAAGAATGACCTCGGATTTGCGATTTTCCCGAAAACCGGTCCGGTAGATGATTTGTATCTGTCCTCCTTAAGCAATCATAACGATGAAGCGCCGTACGCGCTTTTTGTAAACCCAAGCTCGAAGCGGTTAGCGGAAGCGAAAGAATTCGCCGTTCGATTTTCGCTGCAGCTGAATGATGTGCAGGTGAAGTCGGGGCAAATTCCTTACGCGCAGACGGAAGCGAAGCCGGAGGGACCGATTTCCAAGTCATTCAGTGAGTTTGTGGGTTATACGTTAAAGCTTAAAGGAACCCAAACGTTCTGGTTTGATGTGCTCCCGCGAGAAAAAGGCGAACGTTTCCGTGACTTGACGCAAAAATTGTATACCGGAGATTTATCCGCTGCCGATTTTACGCTGCAACTGGAGGCTGTCATGAGAAAGTAG
- a CDS encoding DUF5677 domain-containing protein, translating into MKKMPSRNSQCPCGSEKKFKKCCINKNFSWILDDDGIYKRSIPIKDPDLIAAIEKHQNRFVEIYGREPKDDDLFFYDQYVSPMDENEVEKMTVKLLEEVNADPAFIHAYKKTGRLVVKGYEGNLTDAELSEWRSALAEYYKLSEELQFEETVSESENNDYLVEFESSLYLFGMIIAKYGHVEGIKLTHNDFIMFCVTKSFKTFKSIQVQLKAGLIEDSLNLLRSVYENYLNIIYVLRYPERLDDLVAARIGMEEGTHEYLTHSSGKSDKRTIVDKVTGQKYIGHISTYSMATASPYKEDILIFDKLYEKLSRFTHPNILVFKHYVSNEKFNPHHRGKTDDVIILSIFT; encoded by the coding sequence ATGAAAAAAATGCCCTCACGAAATTCTCAATGTCCATGTGGTAGTGAAAAGAAATTCAAAAAATGTTGTATAAATAAAAATTTCAGTTGGATTTTAGATGATGACGGGATTTATAAACGTTCAATACCTATCAAAGATCCAGATTTAATAGCAGCTATAGAGAAACATCAAAACAGATTTGTTGAGATATATGGTAGAGAACCAAAGGACGACGACCTATTCTTCTATGATCAATATGTATCACCTATGGATGAAAATGAAGTTGAAAAAATGACGGTGAAATTATTAGAAGAAGTAAACGCAGACCCAGCATTTATCCATGCCTATAAGAAGACTGGTAGATTAGTAGTCAAGGGATATGAAGGGAATTTAACTGATGCAGAGTTAAGTGAATGGCGTAGTGCTTTGGCAGAGTATTATAAATTGAGTGAGGAACTTCAATTTGAAGAAACCGTATCAGAAAGTGAGAATAATGATTATCTGGTAGAATTTGAATCTTCACTCTATTTGTTTGGAATGATCATCGCAAAGTATGGCCATGTTGAGGGCATAAAGCTTACTCACAATGATTTTATTATGTTTTGTGTCACGAAGTCGTTTAAGACCTTTAAATCTATTCAAGTTCAATTAAAAGCCGGACTGATTGAAGATTCGCTCAATTTGTTAAGGTCGGTTTATGAAAATTATCTTAACATAATATATGTTTTACGATATCCCGAAAGATTAGATGATTTAGTAGCAGCAAGAATTGGTATGGAAGAAGGAACTCACGAGTATTTAACCCATAGTAGTGGTAAGTCTGATAAGAGGACTATCGTTGATAAAGTAACTGGGCAGAAATATATAGGTCATATCTCTACTTATTCAATGGCCACTGCAAGTCCCTACAAAGAAGATATATTAATATTTGATAAATTGTATGAAAAGCTATCGAGATTTACTCATCCAAACATATTAGTTTTTAAGCATTATGTTAGTAACGAAAAATTTAATCCACACCATCGGGGCAAAACTGACGATGTAATTATACTTTCTATATTTACTTAG